Proteins from a single region of Aureibacter tunicatorum:
- a CDS encoding SdpA family antimicrobial peptide system protein, producing the protein MYSKLFFYIFTSFLAFLLFASVVISSFPKSAISMPGNVKYYLNALVPQGWGFFTKSPRENYLTLYEVENDQLIKIPLNNSDIKNYFGLSRMGRSLFMEISIIKSQISESEWSKGFDKSISLENAYQVNNTDFLHYLKKGKYVIVEENFIPWNWANLIESNTNKFIIIECNG; encoded by the coding sequence ATGTATTCTAAGCTGTTTTTTTACATATTCACAAGCTTTTTGGCCTTCTTGCTATTCGCCTCGGTAGTCATCAGCAGCTTTCCCAAAAGCGCCATAAGCATGCCCGGCAACGTAAAGTATTATCTCAACGCACTTGTGCCACAGGGTTGGGGATTTTTCACCAAATCTCCAAGAGAAAACTATTTGACCTTATACGAAGTAGAAAATGATCAACTCATTAAGATTCCGCTAAATAACTCAGACATTAAAAATTATTTTGGATTGTCCAGAATGGGAAGAAGCCTATTCATGGAAATCAGCATCATCAAAAGCCAAATCTCCGAATCCGAATGGTCAAAAGGCTTCGACAAGAGTATTTCACTTGAAAATGCATATCAAGTTAACAATACAGATTTTCTTCACTATTTGAAAAAAGGCAAATACGTCATCGTCGAAGAAAACTTCATCCCTTGGAACTGGGCCAATCTCATAGAATCAAACACTAATAAATTCATAATCATCGAATGCAATGGATAA
- a CDS encoding sporulation-delaying protein SdpB family protein, giving the protein MDNIANLPHRILSIFESISSKNPFTNVYGLGRSVLALGMFLTLLFNEKEILFPQHLFHANIADSRFIESTNLFFIFGLEHYWASLLISSIILLSVISGYFPRITGILHWWVTFSFFKSAAIIEGGDQIAATITLLLIPITLLDNRKNHWNKIEHKSNPFSNYIAYIFFLFIKIQVAIIYLHAGIDKLYKVQEWVDGTAVYYWFNNSIFGLSDALSGGWLEHSLNNALVVQSISWGAIAFEILLFGTLFMSFNKKKYFLFFGILFHFGIMLVHGLVTFYMTMTCALILYILPPEMIINAKLPDFKSKWTTLLSYFKRSLPANDKSYAQTQAYHTIRH; this is encoded by the coding sequence ATGGATAATATAGCCAACCTTCCTCACAGAATTCTAAGTATTTTTGAAAGCATTTCTTCCAAAAACCCATTTACAAATGTCTATGGATTAGGCCGCAGTGTGCTTGCTTTGGGAATGTTCCTTACCTTGCTTTTCAACGAAAAGGAAATTCTCTTTCCTCAACACCTATTCCATGCAAATATCGCGGACAGCAGATTCATCGAGTCAACCAATCTCTTTTTTATTTTCGGACTGGAACATTACTGGGCCTCATTACTGATCTCTTCGATAATACTTTTATCAGTGATCAGCGGGTACTTTCCTAGAATCACAGGCATATTGCACTGGTGGGTGACATTCAGTTTTTTCAAATCAGCAGCAATCATCGAGGGCGGAGATCAAATCGCTGCCACAATAACCCTATTGTTGATTCCAATCACTTTGTTGGACAACAGAAAAAATCATTGGAACAAAATCGAACATAAATCAAATCCTTTCTCCAACTACATTGCGTATATTTTCTTTCTCTTTATCAAAATACAAGTTGCGATCATATACCTTCATGCCGGCATTGACAAACTATATAAAGTACAAGAATGGGTAGACGGAACCGCCGTTTATTACTGGTTCAACAATTCTATTTTTGGCCTATCAGATGCCCTTTCGGGAGGTTGGTTGGAACACAGCCTCAATAACGCATTAGTTGTGCAATCCATTAGCTGGGGTGCCATAGCTTTTGAAATATTATTATTTGGCACTCTCTTCATGTCATTTAATAAGAAAAAATACTTCCTCTTCTTTGGCATATTATTTCACTTTGGGATCATGCTTGTTCATGGGCTGGTGACATTTTACATGACAATGACCTGCGCGCTGATTCTATATATTCTACCTCCGGAAATGATCATCAATGCAAAACTTCCTGATTTTAAAAGCAAGTGGACGACTCTACTCTCCTACTTTAAAAGAAGCCTACCAGCAAACGATAAATCCTATGCCCAAACACAAGCATACCATACTATTCGACACTGA
- a CDS encoding AMP-dependent synthetase/ligase — translation MEGNRTLIALFEDSVRNFADNPAFWEKRDGQYAATSYKELNELIRNCAAGLIQLGLKKGERTALIAEGQRNWLISELGILFAGGVNVPISVKINEPSELKFRLNHSGCRFAIASSFHLEKIRALREDLPELEKIIVMDDEIELMPGEMRFNELLSLGNSLNLSTPQQLEDRKSQVQENDFSNICYTSGTTSDPKGIILTHRNYTANVEQAAELMPNIEEYRTLLILPLDHSFAHTAGIYGIIVKGASMASVEIGKTAIDTLRNVPKNIREISPSFLLSVPALAKSFKYNIEREIVAKGKRTESFFRQAMKFAYKYNKEGWNKGSKCSLTDRIRYKVYDYFIFRKIRASFGPNLKFFIGGGALLDIELQKFFYAIGIPMFQGYGLSEASPIISANMPHKHKLGSSGYIVKNLKVKICDEQGKELPLGQTGEIVVKGENVMHGYWKNEKATAETIKDGWLHTGDMGYLDEDNFLYVRGRYKSLLINNDGEKYAPEAIEEAIEERSEYIKQIMLYNSQNPYTVALAYPDMEKLNRKLAEMNQSIHTEAGRNSAFNLIQEELELFKKGGKFENMFPEKWLPQSIGLLAEGFTEQNHFLNNTMKLRRHLVIEYYKNRIEKLYTPETRKLSNEDNINVLKKL, via the coding sequence ATGGAAGGAAATAGAACTCTTATAGCTTTATTTGAAGACAGCGTTAGAAACTTCGCTGACAATCCGGCGTTTTGGGAAAAGCGCGACGGACAATACGCGGCTACTTCATATAAAGAGCTCAATGAGCTGATAAGAAACTGCGCGGCGGGACTTATACAACTGGGATTGAAAAAAGGTGAAAGGACAGCTTTGATTGCCGAAGGGCAACGCAATTGGCTGATCAGCGAATTGGGCATACTCTTCGCCGGCGGCGTCAATGTGCCCATATCGGTCAAAATCAACGAGCCCTCGGAGCTCAAGTTCAGGCTGAACCATTCAGGGTGTCGTTTCGCAATCGCCTCAAGCTTCCATCTGGAAAAAATACGCGCTTTGCGAGAAGACTTGCCTGAGCTGGAAAAAATCATCGTAATGGATGACGAAATCGAATTGATGCCGGGAGAAATGCGATTCAACGAACTCCTGAGCTTGGGCAATTCGCTGAATCTATCAACTCCCCAGCAATTGGAGGATAGAAAGTCTCAAGTCCAAGAAAACGATTTTTCCAATATCTGCTATACATCAGGCACAACATCGGATCCTAAAGGCATCATCCTCACGCACCGCAACTACACGGCCAATGTGGAGCAAGCTGCGGAACTTATGCCTAACATAGAAGAATATCGCACCTTGCTGATATTGCCATTGGATCACTCGTTCGCCCATACAGCGGGAATATACGGCATCATCGTCAAAGGAGCCAGCATGGCTTCAGTGGAGATCGGCAAAACGGCGATAGATACGCTAAGAAATGTGCCGAAAAACATTCGTGAAATTTCGCCGTCATTCCTGTTGAGCGTGCCAGCATTGGCCAAAAGCTTCAAGTACAATATCGAAAGGGAAATTGTCGCCAAAGGAAAACGCACAGAGAGTTTTTTCCGACAAGCGATGAAATTCGCCTACAAGTACAACAAGGAGGGCTGGAACAAAGGAAGCAAATGCTCTCTTACAGATCGCATACGATACAAAGTCTACGATTATTTTATTTTCCGAAAAATCAGAGCCTCATTCGGCCCTAATTTGAAATTCTTCATCGGAGGAGGAGCTTTGCTTGATATCGAGCTTCAAAAATTCTTCTATGCCATCGGCATACCGATGTTTCAAGGCTATGGTCTTTCCGAAGCCTCGCCAATCATCTCAGCCAATATGCCACACAAGCACAAGCTTGGCTCAAGCGGATATATTGTCAAAAACCTCAAAGTCAAAATCTGCGACGAACAAGGCAAAGAACTTCCTCTAGGCCAAACTGGCGAAATAGTCGTCAAGGGTGAAAATGTCATGCATGGCTATTGGAAAAACGAAAAAGCAACCGCTGAAACGATCAAAGACGGTTGGTTGCATACAGGAGACATGGGGTATCTGGATGAGGATAACTTCTTGTACGTCCGAGGCAGATACAAAAGCTTGCTGATCAATAATGACGGAGAAAAATACGCTCCTGAAGCTATCGAAGAAGCTATCGAGGAGCGCTCGGAGTACATCAAGCAAATCATGCTCTACAACAGCCAAAACCCATACACAGTGGCCTTGGCTTATCCTGATATGGAAAAACTCAACCGCAAGCTTGCCGAGATGAACCAATCCATTCATACGGAAGCTGGAAGAAACAGCGCTTTCAATCTGATCCAAGAAGAACTTGAGTTATTCAAAAAAGGCGGAAAATTCGAAAACATGTTCCCTGAGAAGTGGCTGCCGCAATCCATCGGACTGCTTGCCGAAGGCTTTACAGAGCAAAACCATTTTCTCAACAACACCATGAAGCTCCGCAGGCATTTGGTCATAGAGTACTACAAAAACCGCATAGAGAAACTATACACTCCCGAAACCAGAAAACTGTCCAATGAAGACAATATCAATGTTTTGAAAAAACTTTAA
- a CDS encoding YicC/YloC family endoribonuclease, with translation MIKSMTGYGTAQFENENCSVSVEIKSLNSKYLDANIKLPRIFMEKEIEVRNLLSEKLERGKIALIIDFSKKEDDTPRVEINDALFRKYYGDLERLADDVDAPKQELFKLAFQMPEVAVSKKDDGNAELWQNIRSAVIEAVGKCDEFRRHEGQTLAVKLTEYKDNIGALLEKVLTYEDERIETVKARISQNLTELKGRADVDQNRFEQELIYYIEKLDISEEKVRLRSHLDYLDQVLDAPKSNGKKIGFIGQEIGREINTIGSKANHSEIQRIVVQMKDELEKIKEQALNVL, from the coding sequence ATGATCAAGTCCATGACAGGATACGGCACAGCCCAATTCGAAAATGAAAATTGTTCCGTGTCTGTTGAGATAAAGTCGCTTAACTCCAAGTACCTCGACGCCAATATCAAGTTGCCGAGGATATTTATGGAAAAGGAAATCGAAGTGAGAAACCTCCTTTCTGAAAAGCTGGAACGAGGAAAGATCGCTTTGATCATCGATTTTTCCAAAAAAGAAGACGACACTCCAAGAGTTGAAATCAACGACGCGCTTTTTAGAAAATATTACGGAGACTTGGAACGATTGGCTGATGATGTGGACGCTCCAAAGCAGGAGCTTTTCAAGCTGGCTTTTCAAATGCCCGAAGTAGCCGTGAGCAAAAAAGACGACGGCAATGCGGAATTATGGCAGAACATACGATCAGCCGTGATCGAAGCCGTTGGCAAATGCGATGAATTTAGAAGACATGAAGGGCAAACGCTGGCAGTGAAGCTGACCGAATACAAGGACAATATCGGAGCCTTGTTGGAAAAAGTGCTTACGTATGAGGATGAGCGTATCGAGACTGTCAAGGCAAGGATATCGCAAAATCTAACCGAGCTGAAGGGAAGAGCGGATGTGGATCAAAATAGATTTGAGCAAGAGTTGATCTACTATATCGAGAAACTGGATATCAGCGAGGAAAAAGTAAGGTTGAGAAGTCATTTGGATTATCTGGATCAAGTGCTTGACGCTCCGAAGTCCAATGGAAAGAAGATCGGTTTCATCGGCCAGGAAATTGGTCGCGAGATCAACACGATCGGCTCCAAGGCGAATCATTCGGAAATTCAACGCATCGTAGTGCAGATGAAGGATGAGCTGGAAAAGATCAAAGAACAAGCGCTTAATGTGCTGTAA
- a CDS encoding zinc-dependent metalloprotease translates to MKHTLLLTLLFFLQHASIAQVNTPPLRCQVSGERHELSIMRKAKPIASSNREYIIPVVVHVFNPEKGMTPIDYDLIKDALEKTSDDFKGLSSDWSDGSIDQEFDHLKERLNIRFELAKATPWGTVTNGVIFYDEIKSGFANDIIYDQEIASYAWDNYSYLNIYIMNDIYGNGILTHSGVSFFPNKNMSDQKLSRVVYNGRYLGRNTDEEFRSVFTHELGHWLNLKHTFEGGCLDFNDDDGIKDTPKVKNNDIKHGRTLNCNNNYINWQNFMEYSSKYSMFTKEQVNEMKETLQLSTHKNLWSTENLIKTGIIEHSYLSTESPVIIKYHPETMMIKEALLHKIKIYGDNNFNSSINYHIKTFNSSSESHSIDFAISELDSKSIALEFQGQLSLLNNLPNTLEIEFENSSFEKDLKSENRTIPIYFLEELEIDNSLAIFPNPCEDFITIKNAKDKTCVLYNSQGKILSTTRIESNHRIIDLRPYKSGLYIIKVFGQNFNSIQRIQKI, encoded by the coding sequence ATGAAGCATACTCTATTATTAACACTTTTATTTTTTCTTCAGCATGCATCCATAGCTCAAGTCAATACTCCTCCTCTCCGATGCCAAGTTAGCGGAGAGCGTCACGAATTGAGCATTATGCGAAAAGCGAAGCCTATTGCTTCTTCAAACAGAGAATATATCATTCCTGTCGTCGTGCATGTGTTCAATCCTGAAAAAGGGATGACTCCGATAGATTATGATCTCATCAAAGACGCTTTGGAAAAAACTTCCGATGATTTCAAAGGCTTGTCCTCTGATTGGTCTGACGGATCCATTGATCAAGAATTTGATCACTTGAAAGAGCGTCTTAATATTAGATTTGAATTAGCTAAAGCCACACCTTGGGGTACTGTAACCAATGGCGTCATTTTTTACGATGAGATAAAATCAGGCTTTGCCAATGATATCATTTATGATCAAGAAATCGCCTCCTATGCTTGGGATAATTACAGCTATTTGAACATTTACATTATGAATGACATATATGGCAACGGCATATTGACTCATTCGGGAGTATCTTTCTTTCCCAATAAAAACATGTCGGATCAAAAGCTTTCAAGAGTCGTTTACAACGGAAGATACCTTGGCAGAAATACCGATGAGGAATTCAGATCTGTATTTACTCATGAATTAGGCCATTGGCTTAACCTCAAGCATACTTTTGAAGGTGGCTGCCTTGACTTCAATGATGATGATGGAATAAAAGATACGCCAAAAGTCAAAAACAATGACATCAAACACGGTAGAACACTCAACTGCAACAATAATTATATCAATTGGCAAAACTTCATGGAATATTCCTCAAAGTATTCCATGTTCACAAAAGAGCAAGTAAATGAGATGAAAGAAACGCTCCAACTTTCCACGCACAAAAACCTTTGGTCTACTGAGAATTTGATCAAAACAGGAATTATCGAACATTCATACCTTTCGACAGAAAGCCCTGTCATTATCAAATACCATCCCGAAACCATGATGATCAAAGAAGCATTATTGCATAAAATAAAAATCTACGGAGATAATAATTTCAACAGCTCTATTAACTATCATATCAAAACATTCAATTCAAGCTCAGAAAGCCATTCCATTGATTTCGCAATTTCAGAACTCGACAGTAAAAGTATTGCTTTGGAATTTCAAGGTCAATTAAGTTTGCTGAACAATCTTCCAAATACATTAGAGATTGAATTCGAGAATTCTTCTTTTGAAAAAGATCTAAAAAGCGAAAACAGAACAATTCCAATATATTTTCTTGAAGAACTTGAAATAGATAATTCATTGGCCATTTTTCCCAATCCATGCGAGGATTTTATTACCATAAAAAATGCCAAGGATAAAACCTGCGTTTTATACAACTCACAAGGAAAAATATTAAGCACAACACGTATTGAGTCTAACCATCGCATAATAGATTTAAGGCCATACAAATCAGGTCTGTATATAATCAAAGTCTTTGGCCAAAATTTCAATAGCATTCAAAGGATTCAAAAAATATAG
- a CDS encoding thiol-disulfide oxidoreductase DCC family protein, with the protein MPKHKHTILFDTDCIFCNKSMQFINDNKRENNIDFLSLHSNEAGKLLKAYGYSFPKGQKNSLIFINENRLYDQSSAALRIASILKSPWSFLTVFLFIPKSLRDWCYMEFSKRRHSFFTTSDTCFIPDK; encoded by the coding sequence ATGCCCAAACACAAGCATACCATACTATTCGACACTGATTGCATCTTTTGCAACAAAAGCATGCAATTCATCAATGACAACAAGAGAGAAAACAATATTGATTTTCTCTCCTTACATTCCAATGAAGCGGGCAAATTGCTCAAAGCTTATGGCTACTCTTTTCCCAAAGGTCAAAAAAACAGTCTGATTTTCATCAATGAGAATCGCTTATACGATCAATCAAGCGCTGCGCTAAGGATAGCTTCCATTTTGAAAAGCCCATGGTCGTTTCTAACTGTATTTCTCTTCATTCCCAAAAGCCTTAGAGACTGGTGTTATATGGAGTTCAGCAAAAGAAGACATAGCTTCTTCACCACCAGCGACACTTGCTTTATTCCTGACAAATAA